TCCCCGCCGCCGCCGTTTTCCGGTGCGGAGAGTTCCGGCCTGGGATTGTGGCTTCGGCTCTCTGAACGCGCGGATGCAATACACCGCCACCGCCTTCACCATGCCGATCCGGAGGATTTTCCGTCCGGTGTGGCCGATCACGGAATCGTACCGGACACCGACCGCTGAAGAGCAGGGCGGTCGTTATCAGTTGAAGATAGGTGACTGGGCCTGGCTCAAGGTTTATGAGCCGATCGGTCGGCTGCTGCTGGCGACCGCCCGCCGCATGGCGATGATCCAGGGCGGCAATATCCGCGCCTATCTCGCTTACTCCTTCTTTACCCTGATTGTTCTGCTGCTGGTGGTGTCGCTATGAAAGGCTGGCTTCTCGCCCTTGTTCAGACCGGCCTGCTGGCCTTCGGTGCGCCGTTCCTGGCCGGCTGGGTCAAATGGATCAAATGCCGGCTGCAGTCCCGCCAGGGGCCGCCACCCTGGCAGCCCTACCGGGACTTGCTGCGGCTGTTCGGCAAGGAGGCGGTGGTTGCCGAAACCGCCAGCCCGATTTTCCGTGTCGCCCCCTATGTGGTCTTCAGTGTCACTGCGCTGGCCTGCTCGGTGGTGCCGATGGTGGCGATCGGCCTGCCGACCGCGGCGATTGCCGATGTCATCGTGCTGGTTGGATTTTTCGCTCTCGGCCGGTTTTTTCTCGCCCTGGCGGGGATGGATGTCGGCACCCCTTTCGGCGGCATGGGGTCCTCACGGGAGATGACCATCGCCTCGCTGGCTGAACCGGCGATGCTGCTGGGGGTCTTCACCCTGGCGATGACGGTGCGCAGCACCAACCTGGCGTCGATGATCGGCTACCTGATCGAGCAGCCTTTCCAGCTCTATCCCTCCTTCGTCTTCGCCGCCATGGGCCTGGTGCTGGTGGCGGTGGCCGAGACCGGCCGAATTCCGGTCGACAACCCGGCCACCCACCTGGAACTGACCATGGTTCACGAGGCGATGATTCTCGAATACAGCGGTCGGCATCTGGCGTTGATGGAATGGGGGGCGATGCTGAAGCTGATGATCTACAGTGTCCTGCTCTGCAACCTGTTCCTGCCCTGGGGGGTGGCGGTCGACTTCGCGCCGCTGTCGCTGCTGATCGGCCTCGGCGCCATCACACTGAAGTTGCTGCTGCTCGGCACGGCGCTGGCCGTGGCCGAAACCGGGCTGGCCAAGATGCGGCTGTTCCGGGTGCCGCAGTACCTCGGGCTGGCTTTTATCCTCTGCCTGCTCGGCATGCTCAGCCACGTCATCCTGGAGGTCAACTGATCATGTCCCTGACGCAACTTCCCCTGGCGGAACAGTTTGTCCTGACCCTGGCGGCGCTGATTCTCTTCACCTCCTTCCTGCTGCTGGCACAGAGCCGCATCGTCAGCCTGATCCACACCTTTGCCTGGCAGGGTGCGCTGCTGTTCATCGCCACCTGCCTGATGGCGGTGACCTCGGGACGGCATCATCTCTTCATCTCGGCGTTCATGACCCTGGCGTTGAAGGTGTTCTTCATCCCCTGGCAGCTCAGGCGGCTGGTGGTGCGACTGGATATCCGCCGTGAGGTCGAGACGGTCGGCAACGCGTCGCTGGTAATGATCGGCGGCGGGGCGCTGGTGCTGTTCAGCTACTACGTGGTTCAGCCGATTCGGGAACTCTCTTTCCTGGCAACCCGCAACACCATCGCCATCTCCCTGGCGGTCATCCTGATCGGCATGCTGATGATCATCACCCGGCGCAAGGCGGTCGCCCAGGTGATCGGTTTCATGTCGATGGAGAACGGCCTCTTTTTTGCCGCCGTGGTGGCGACCTACGGCATGCCGATGGTGGTTGAACTCGGGGTGGCCTTTGACGTGCTGGTGGCCGCCATCCTGTTCGGCATCTTCTTTTTTCAACTGCGCTCGGGGATCGGTTCACTCGATGTCGATCACCTGAACCGGCTGCACGAGGTGGATCGATGACCGCCCTTTACCTGACCCTGCTGATTCCCCTGGCGGCGACCCTGGCCTTTGCCCTGATCGGCCACTGGAAGCATGCCGGCAGCCTCAACCTGCTGGTCTGCGCCGCGACCTTCGCCACCTCGCTGAGCTGCGCGGTCGATGTTTTCAACAACGGCGCGCTGATGTCGCCCGGCAAGCTTTTCTACGTCGACGCCTTCAACGTCTACCTGGTGCTGGTCAACGCCCTGGTCGGCTTGACGACCGCCATCTTCTCGCGGCCCTACATGGCCCACGAGGTGGAAATCGGACGGGTCGATGACGCCCGCATGAGGCTCTACCACTCGATGTACCAGGGATTCCTGCTGACCATGCTGGTCGCCCTGACCACCAACAACCTGGGCCTGCTGTGGGTGGCCGTCGAGGGGGCGACACTGGCGACGGTGCTGCTGGTATCCCTCTACCGGACCCCGGAATCGATCGAGGCCGGCTGGAAATATTTCATCCTCTGCGGGGTCGGCATCGCCCAGGCCCTGTTCGGCACGGTGCTGATCTATTTCGCCGCCGAACGGGTGCTGCCCGGTTCCGAGGACGCACTGTTGTGGAGTGTGCTGAAGGACCATGCCGCTGAGCTTGAACCGACGGTGCTGACCCTGGCGTTCGTCTTCCTGCTGGTCGGCTACGGCACCAAGATCGGCCTGGTGCCGCTGCACAACTGGCTGCCGGACGCCCATTCGGAGGGGCCGACGCCGATGTCGGCGATCCTTTCCGGGCTGCTGCTCAATATCGCCCTCTACGCCGTGGTGCGCTACAAGATGCTGATCGAGCCGGCCCTCGGCAACCATCTTCCCGGCTACCTGATGATGGGCTTCGGCATGCTCTCCTTTACCGTCGCCGGCATCCTGCTGCACCGGCAGAAGGATATCAAGCGGATGTTCTCCTACTCGTCGATCGAACACATGGGGCTGATGACCCTGGCCTTCGGCATCGGCGGTCCGCTGGCGACCTTCGGCGGCCTGCTGCACATGATTGTCCACTCGCTGACCAAGTCGGCGATCTTCGTGACCGTCGGGCACGCCGCCCATGTCGCGGGAACCCAGAGCATCGACAAGATCCGCGGCCTGATCCGCACCCAGCCGAGCATCGGCTGGAGCTTCCTGCTCGGCGTGGTGGCGATTGCCGGGTTCCCTCCCTTCGGCGTCTTCACCAGCGAGTTCCTGCTCTTTTCCGCCACCATCAAGAGCTGGCCGCTGCTGGTGATCCCGCTGCTGATCGGGCTGGCGGTCGCCTTTGCCGGCCTGTTCCGTCACCTGCAGCCGATGGTATTCGGTGAACCGCCTGCCGGGCAGGTGCCGGTCAAGGCCAATATGCTGCCGGTGCTGCTGCACCTGCTGGTGGTCCTCTGGCTGGGGATCGCCATTCCCGATGTTCTCTCCCGCTGGCTCGATCAGGCGACCATCATGGTGGTCGGAAGGGGGCTGTTATGAGTCGCGTGCAGACCGTCAATGTGACCGCCGGGCGGGTTGCCGAACTGGTCGGACGCCTGGCAGTAGCCGACCTTGCCGAAATTCTCGATCCCTTGCCCGGATTGCAGGCCCGGCTGCGGATCGCCCCCGGTGACTGGGGACAGGTCGCGGATATCGCCGCCCGGCAGGGGTTGCGCTGGTCGGCGGTCTGGGGGGATCATCGCCCGCCGCAGATCCTGATCCGTTCTCTGCTGTTTGGCTGTGACGGCCATCTGCTGCTGGAAACCGCGGTCGATGAAGCTCTGCCGGAACTGACATCGCAGACCGGGGCCTACATTGCCGCCGATCGTCCGGAGCGGGCCCTGCAGGATATGTTCGGCGTCCGCTTCATTGACCATCCCGACCGTCGCCGCTGGCTGCGTCACCAGGGCTGGGCGGAAGGGGACTACCCGCTGCGGGTTGATTTTCCGGTTGCCGGTCGTCGCAGCGGCACGACGCCGCCCGACTGCAACTATCCCTTTCCGGCCGTGGTCGGGGAGGGGGTCTATGAAATTCCGGTCGGACCGGTTCACGCCGGGATCATCGAGCCGGGGCATTTCCGTTTTCAGGCGGTCGGTGAAACCATCCTGCGGATGGAGGAACATCTCGGCTATGTCCACAAGGGGATCGAGAAGATCGCTGTCGGGCGTGATCTGACCGGGCTGGCGCGATTGGCCTGCCGGGTTTCCGGTGACAGTGCGGTGGCGCACGGCTGGGCCGCCTGCCAGGCCGTGGAGCGCGCCCTGCAGGTCGAGGTGCCGCCCCGAGCCCTGGCTCTGCGGGCGATCCTGGTCGAGCGGGAGCGGATCGCCAACCATCTCGGCGATATCGGTGCCATCTGCAACGATGTCGGCTTTGCCTTTGCCCAGGTGCAGATGACCCGTCTGCGGGAACTGGTTCAGCGGCAGAACCAGGTTCTTTTCGGTCATCGGCTGCTGTTCGATCGGGTGGTTCCGGGGGGCGTGGCGGTCGATCTCGATGCCGGTCAGACTCTCTCCATGTTGGAAGAATTGCAACGGTTGCGGATCGATGTCGAAGAGCTGCTGCCGCTGCTGCTCGAATACCCGAGCCTGCAGGACCGGTTGCGCGGTACCGGCATCCTGCCGCCGGAGCAGGCCCGGCGGATCGGCGTCATCGGCTACATCGGTCGCGCCGGCAACCTGCAGGATGACCTGCGTCGTGACGCCCCCTACGCACCCTACGACCGACTGCGGGTTGAGGTTCCGGCCTGCCTTGTGGGGGATGTCGCCTGCCGGGTCAGTGTGCGCGGGGAAGAGGTGCTGGTCGCCATCGGCCTGATCGAACAGCTGTTGGCTGACCTGCCGGACGGCGTCCTGCGGGCCGACTGCCCGGTACCCGGCGGCGAGGTTGAAGGGATCGGCCTGATCGAGGGTTGGCGCGGTGAGACGGTTGCCTATGTGCGTCTGTCAGCCGCGGGGCGGGTGGAGCGCTACTTCCCCCGCGATCCGAGCTGGCTGTCATGGCCGGCGCTGGAAATGCTGCTGGAGGATGTCATCGTGCCCGATTTTCCGGTCAACAACAAGTCGGTGAATGGATCGTATTCGGGCCATGATCTGTAGGAAGGCTTTGCCTCTTTATCGCCCATGGCCTTTTTTAACGGAGAGTCGGAGAGAGGCAGAGACGCAGAGAAAATCAAAGGCCGGGTTTTGTTCATACCAGAACCCACTGATTCAGGTTATACAGAAAAAATGGTTTTTCTCTCCACCTCTGCGCCTCTCCGTTAAATAATGCTTTAGCTTTTCTTGGCGCCTTGGCGGCCCCAAAAGGATTTAAGCTATGTTTAGAATCTTCGATCGAATTCGGCGTACCGGGAAACTGACCGAGC
The genomic region above belongs to Geothermobacter hydrogeniphilus and contains:
- a CDS encoding respiratory chain complex I subunit 1 family protein, which produces MKGWLLALVQTGLLAFGAPFLAGWVKWIKCRLQSRQGPPPWQPYRDLLRLFGKEAVVAETASPIFRVAPYVVFSVTALACSVVPMVAIGLPTAAIADVIVLVGFFALGRFFLALAGMDVGTPFGGMGSSREMTIASLAEPAMLLGVFTLAMTVRSTNLASMIGYLIEQPFQLYPSFVFAAMGLVLVAVAETGRIPVDNPATHLELTMVHEAMILEYSGRHLALMEWGAMLKLMIYSVLLCNLFLPWGVAVDFAPLSLLIGLGAITLKLLLLGTALAVAETGLAKMRLFRVPQYLGLAFILCLLGMLSHVILEVN
- a CDS encoding formate hydrogenlyase → MSLTQLPLAEQFVLTLAALILFTSFLLLAQSRIVSLIHTFAWQGALLFIATCLMAVTSGRHHLFISAFMTLALKVFFIPWQLRRLVVRLDIRREVETVGNASLVMIGGGALVLFSYYVVQPIRELSFLATRNTIAISLAVILIGMLMIITRRKAVAQVIGFMSMENGLFFAAVVATYGMPMVVELGVAFDVLVAAILFGIFFFQLRSGIGSLDVDHLNRLHEVDR
- a CDS encoding hydrogenase 4 subunit F, whose protein sequence is MTALYLTLLIPLAATLAFALIGHWKHAGSLNLLVCAATFATSLSCAVDVFNNGALMSPGKLFYVDAFNVYLVLVNALVGLTTAIFSRPYMAHEVEIGRVDDARMRLYHSMYQGFLLTMLVALTTNNLGLLWVAVEGATLATVLLVSLYRTPESIEAGWKYFILCGVGIAQALFGTVLIYFAAERVLPGSEDALLWSVLKDHAAELEPTVLTLAFVFLLVGYGTKIGLVPLHNWLPDAHSEGPTPMSAILSGLLLNIALYAVVRYKMLIEPALGNHLPGYLMMGFGMLSFTVAGILLHRQKDIKRMFSYSSIEHMGLMTLAFGIGGPLATFGGLLHMIVHSLTKSAIFVTVGHAAHVAGTQSIDKIRGLIRTQPSIGWSFLLGVVAIAGFPPFGVFTSEFLLFSATIKSWPLLVIPLLIGLAVAFAGLFRHLQPMVFGEPPAGQVPVKANMLPVLLHLLVVLWLGIAIPDVLSRWLDQATIMVVGRGLL
- a CDS encoding NADH-quinone oxidoreductase subunit C; translated protein: MSRVQTVNVTAGRVAELVGRLAVADLAEILDPLPGLQARLRIAPGDWGQVADIAARQGLRWSAVWGDHRPPQILIRSLLFGCDGHLLLETAVDEALPELTSQTGAYIAADRPERALQDMFGVRFIDHPDRRRWLRHQGWAEGDYPLRVDFPVAGRRSGTTPPDCNYPFPAVVGEGVYEIPVGPVHAGIIEPGHFRFQAVGETILRMEEHLGYVHKGIEKIAVGRDLTGLARLACRVSGDSAVAHGWAACQAVERALQVEVPPRALALRAILVERERIANHLGDIGAICNDVGFAFAQVQMTRLRELVQRQNQVLFGHRLLFDRVVPGGVAVDLDAGQTLSMLEELQRLRIDVEELLPLLLEYPSLQDRLRGTGILPPEQARRIGVIGYIGRAGNLQDDLRRDAPYAPYDRLRVEVPACLVGDVACRVSVRGEEVLVAIGLIEQLLADLPDGVLRADCPVPGGEVEGIGLIEGWRGETVAYVRLSAAGRVERYFPRDPSWLSWPALEMLLEDVIVPDFPVNNKSVNGSYSGHDL